The following coding sequences lie in one Chelmon rostratus isolate fCheRos1 chromosome 2, fCheRos1.pri, whole genome shotgun sequence genomic window:
- the cd8a gene encoding T-cell surface glycoprotein CD8 alpha chain — translation MISQQASANTTKTCLGAIVVCDVKMDQKWILVILVFYQKIPSGAAEDITVKEGQEVEISCRPELGSMVIWFRLLGESDMEFIGSYANNGIEKTAMKAFSSIFRRSASNPYSLTLKSFNKMRDSGAYICAALVKGTELRFGKITQLVGEKAAAVQPITTTTTKQSLCTTAAPCVCKDNHKKEETSPSMFCTPIILGPLAGGCGLLLLLLIITIVFCNKIRTRRCPHHYKKKLRTAAGGKQMMTGRHV, via the exons ATGATCTCCCAGCAGGCTTCAGCAAACACCACAAAGACGTGTTTAGGAGCTATTGTCGTCTGTGACGTTAAAATGGACCAAAAGTGGATTCTGGTGATTCTGGTATTTTATCAAA AAATTCCTTCAGGAGCAGCTGAGGATATAACTGTCAAGGAGGGGCAGGAGGTTGAAATCAGCTGTCGGCCTGAGCTGGGCTCCATGGTCATCTGGTTTCGATTGCTGGGCGAATCTGACATGGAATTCATTGGGTCCTATGCCAACAACGGCATAGAAAAGACAGCCATGAAGGCCTTCTCTTCCATCTTCAGGCGCTCAGCGAGTAATCCATATTCCCTAACACTAAAGTCATTCAACAAAATGCGTGACAGCGGCGCTTACATCTGTGCAGCCCTCGTCAAAGGCACCGAGCTAAGATTTGGCAAAATAACCCAGCTGGTCGGAG aaaaagctgcagcagtacaaccgatcaccaccaccaccaccaaacaAAGTCTCTGCACAACTGCCGCGCCATGCGTTTGCAAGGACAATCACAAGAAAG AGGAAACCAGTCCTTCCATGTTTTGTACTCCAATCATACTGGGCCCACTGGCTGGCGGCTGTGGccttcttcttctactcctcatcatcaccatcgtGTTCTGCAACA AAATAAGGACACGGAGATGCCCACaccattacaaaaaaaa GCTTCGGACAGCGGCTGGTGGAAAACAGATGATGACTGGCAGACATGTTTAA